The Candidatus Binataceae bacterium genome contains the following window.
CACACCAAACTTCATTGCGACACTCCGGATTGATCTTCAGGCTGGATTGATTGGATTAAGCTCTAGCCGCGCGGCCGGACCCACGTCAACGCCCACGAACCCGATGTGATTGCGTGGGGACGGCCTTTCGGATACTCCATCCCAAGTTATAAGGTGCCGTGAAATGAAAACGCCGCAGTTCGACGTCAGTTCGAGTTACCCGGAGTTGGAGCCGGTCCGCACCGCAATCCGCGAGTTCCTCGCCGCCGACCCGGCGATGAAGACTCCACATGCCGACTCCTGGAGCCATTTTGACGCCGCCTTTAGCCGCCGACTCGGCGCTGCCGGCTTTATCGGGATGACCTGGCCTAAACGCTACGGGGGCGGCGAACGCAGTTCGCTCGAACGCTATGTCGTCGTCGAGGAGCTCTGCGCGGCCGGAGCGCCCTCGGCGGCGCACTGGATCGCCGATCGGCAGACCGGCCCGCAGATCCTGCGCTTCGGCACCGAGGAGCAGCGCGAGCGGCTCCTGCCCGCGATTGCGCGCGGCGAATGCTATTGCGCGATCGGGATGAGCGAGCCCGAGAGCGGCTCCGACCTCGCCAGCGTGCGCACGCGCGCCACCCGCGACGGTGACGGCTGGGTGATCAACGGGCGCAAGATCTGGACCTCGTACGCCCATCAGTCGCACTACCTGCTCGCGCTCTGCCGGACTGGCACAGGCCCCGAGGCCACGCGGCAACAGGGCTTGAGCCAGATGCTCATCCCGCTCGACACCCCGGGCATCTCGCTGCGCCCGATCGTCAACATGGCCGGTAAGCACGATTTCAACGAAGTTCTGTTCGAGGATGTCCACGTTTCGGCCGATTCAATCCTGGGACAGGAGGGCGCCGGCTGGTCGCAGGTAATCAGCGAGTTGGCGTTCGAGCGCAGCGGCCCCGAGCGCTTTCTCTCGTCGTTCGTTTTGCTCGAAGCTTTCGTCGCGAGCGCGCGGCGCACACCGTCGCCCGAGCAGACCACCCTGATCGGTTCGCTGATCGCGCGACTGGTGCCGCTGCGCGGGATGTCGATGGCGGTCGCGGCCCAGCTCGGTCGCGGCGAGTCCCCGAACTTCGAGGCCGCACTGGTCAAGGAGACCGGCTCGATGTTCGAGCAGGACATTGGCGAGCGACTGCTCGGTGAAATCGCAGAGCAGGCGGATCCGGGTTCCACCCGACATCTCAATCGCCTGTTCGCCGAGACGGTGCTTTCCGCGCCGTCTTATTCACTGCGCGGCGGGACCCGCGAAATTCTGCGCGGGATCATCGCGCGCGAGATGGGGCTGCGCTGATGAACGATCTGGCGCTGATCGAAGAAACCGCCCGCCGCACCATCGTTGACGCGCTCACGCCGGAGCTAGTCGAAGCCGCGACGCGCGGAGTCTGGCCCGCTGCGGTCTGGAAGCGGCTCGAAGGGCAGGGGATGATCCAGCCCGCCGCATTGACTGGCGACCCTGGCGAGGCTTTCGCGATCGAGGCGGCCCTCCTGCGCGCCGCCGCATCGACCGCCGCGCCGATCCCGCTCGCGGAGATGGCGATCGGCGGATCGTTGCTTGCCGCGCAAGGCTTCGAGCCTCCTGCCGGAGTTCTCACGCTTGTAGCC
Protein-coding sequences here:
- a CDS encoding acyl-CoA dehydrogenase family protein, which encodes MKTPQFDVSSSYPELEPVRTAIREFLAADPAMKTPHADSWSHFDAAFSRRLGAAGFIGMTWPKRYGGGERSSLERYVVVEELCAAGAPSAAHWIADRQTGPQILRFGTEEQRERLLPAIARGECYCAIGMSEPESGSDLASVRTRATRDGDGWVINGRKIWTSYAHQSHYLLALCRTGTGPEATRQQGLSQMLIPLDTPGISLRPIVNMAGKHDFNEVLFEDVHVSADSILGQEGAGWSQVISELAFERSGPERFLSSFVLLEAFVASARRTPSPEQTTLIGSLIARLVPLRGMSMAVAAQLGRGESPNFEAALVKETGSMFEQDIGERLLGEIAEQADPGSTRHLNRLFAETVLSAPSYSLRGGTREILRGIIAREMGLR